One Cryptomeria japonica chromosome 9, Sugi_1.0, whole genome shotgun sequence genomic window carries:
- the LOC131044558 gene encoding 3-ketoacyl-CoA synthase 1: protein MLATAASPQELSAVAAICGGGSGGVGWLLLQRRRRECYLVDFTCYKPPAERQANAELSIYFSISTEPTIPENLKFQWRLFLRSGVGEQTSLSRFFFNDGMVATMEEARVEMEECFIATADELFARTGVTPQDIDIVIVMVSTFTAAPSHAAVIANHYNGVLAVKTFNLSGMGCSAGVLAVNMAKDMLLVNPDSYVLILSTENMTVNSIYPGNDRSFMLTNSLFRVGGAALLLSSKPQDAGRAKLRLLQSLRTNLAADDEAYDSVFMTEDDDGVYGLRLRPSLYSVAAKAVANNLATLGPKVLPLREQLCYAYNWLCIKLFKINVEPYIPNFKLAFQHFCIHPGGRAVISGIGKSLKLSDDDLEASRMALFRFGNTSSSGVWYEMAYLYAKGRLKVGERVLQIALGSGFKCNTAVWEVVREKHPLERSCWDECLHRYPCDTKKNYTDDFCDQWLSRVTPMQPTSNDLDTNTT from the coding sequence ATGCTTGCTACTGCTGCTTCTCCGCAAGAGCTCAGTGCTGTTGCAGCTATCTGTGGCGGCGGCAGCGGCGGCGTTGGGTGGCTGCTGCTTCAACGAAGGCGGCGGGAATGTTATCTCGTGGACTTCACCTGCTACAAACCGCCGGCGGAGCGCCAGGCTAACGCGGAGTTGAGTATTTACTTTTCAATAAGTACAGAGCCTACCATTCCAGAAAACCTCAAATTCCAGTGGAGATTATTTCTGCGCTCCGGGGTGGGGGAACAGACATCGTTGTCGCGCTTCTTTTTCAACGACGGAATGGTGGCCACCATGGAGGAAGCGCGAGTGGAAATGGAAGAGTGCTTCATCGCAACGGCAGACGAGCTCTTTGCCAGGACAGGTGTCACGCCGCAAGACATCGATATAGTCATCGTAATGGTCTCCACCTTCACGGCGGCGCCCTCGCACGCCGCCGTTATAGCGAACCACTATAACGGCGTTTTAGCGGTGAAGACGTTTAATCTTTCCGGCATGGGCTGCAGCGCCGGCGTTTTAGCGGTGAACATGGCCAAAGATATGTTGCTCGTAAATCCGGACTCGTACGTTCTCATCCTCTCCACCGAGAACATGACCGTCAATTCAATCTACCCCGGCAACGACAGAAGCTTCATGCTCACCAACTCGCTCTTCCGAGTTGGCGGCGCCGCCTTGCTTCTCTCCAGCAAACCCCAAGACGCCGGGCGAGCCAAATTGCGGCTTCTCCAATCGCTTCGGACAAATCTCGCCGCCGACGATGAGGCCTACGATTCCGTATTTATGACAGAAGACGACGACGGCGTCTACGGCCTCCGTCTTCGCCCTTCCCTATACAGCGTTGCTGCCAAGGCCGTGGCTAACAACTTAGCCACGCTCGGCCCCAAAGTCCTTCCATTGCGGGAGCAGCTCTGCTACGCCTACAATTGGCTCTGCATAAAGCTTTTCAAAATTAACGTGGAGCCCTATATTCCCAACTTCAAGCTGGCGTTCCAGCATTTTTGCATCCACCCGGGCGGACGCGCCGTTATAAGTGGAATCGGGAAAAGCCTGAAGCTGAGTGACGACGACCTGGAGGCGTCGCGCATGGCGCTGTTTCGGTTCGGCAACACGTCCTCGAGCGGCGTGTGGTACGAAATGGCGTACTTGTATGCAAAAGGGCGGCTCAAGGTGGGCGAGCGCGTGCTGCAGATTGCGTTGGGGTCGGGGTTCAAATGCAACACCGCCGTTTGGGAAGTGGTGAGAGAGAAGCATCCTTTGGAGAGAAGCTGCTGGGACGAGTGCCTTCACAGGTATCCCTGCGATACAAAGAAGAATTACACGGATGATTTCTGTGACCAGTGGTTAAGTCGTGTCACCCCTATGCAACCTACTTCCAACGACTTGGACACCAACACTACCTGA